The window TAAAGACTCTGTCTTAGGTATACTTTGGAGTTTCTTTAATCCATTGTTGACCATGATAGTTTTTACAGTAGTCTTTTCAATGTTATTTGGAAAGAATGTTGTAAATTACCCTGTTTATTATTTAGCAGGTAGAGTCATATTTGATTTTTTCAACCATGGGACTAAAGGGGCAATGAACTCAATCAGAAAGAATGCACGGTTGCTTAAAAAGATTTACGTGCCTAGACCAATGTTCCCCGTTAGTGCGATATGCTATGAATTTGTTAACTTCTTAATTTCATTCGTCATATTATTTGGAGTTATGTTTGTGACTGGAGCCCCATTCCACTTTACATTAATTTATGCAATAATCCCTATTGTTTTAATTGTAATATTAATATTCGGAGTAGGATTGATTTTAGCAGTTTGCAACACTTATTTCACAGATATCGGATATTTATATAATGTATTCACATTAGTATTGCTTTATGCATCAGCATTATTTTATCCAATCGAAATTGTGCCAACAAAGTTCCAGATAATATTTTCATTGAATCCGGTTTACTGTGCAATGACCTGCCTTAGACAATGTGTTTACGGAGTTGCTCCTAACTTCTCCACAATATTATATATTGCAGTATTTGCATTAACCACATTGGGAATCGGAATATTGTTATTTAATATTTATGGTAAAAAATTGACATTAGAATTATAGATAGGTGTTATTATGAGCTTAATGGAAAAATTAAAACGATTATTTGGAAGCAATACTGTTAGAAATAATACACCAGCTATAGATTCAGACATCGCTATTAAAGTGGAACATATTACAATGGAATTTAAGGTTTCAAATGATAAAATCGACACTTTAAAGGAATATGTAATTAGAACCATTAAACGTAACAAAAGCGAATCCAAAAAAGTAAAAGTCCTAGATGACATTTCATTCACAATCAAAAGGGGAGAAAAACTAGGAATACTTGGATTTAACGGTGCGGGTAAAAGTACTCTTTTAAGAATAATTGCCGGAATTTACGAACCTAGTGATGGAAAGATTACAATCAACGGAAAGATTGCACCATTACTCGAATTAAGTGCCGGTTTCGATAAAAATTACTCCGGAAAAGATAACATTTACCTGAACGGCGCATTATTAAGTATGAGCAAGGAATATCTTGATGAGAAATATGATGAGATTGTTGAATATTCCGAGCTTGGAGATTATATTAATTTCCCTGTAAAAAATTACTCTAAAGGTATGAAGGCAAAATTAGGTTTCTCAATCGCCACACTCATCGATCCCGACATATTAATCATTGATGAAATCCTTTCTGTGGGAGACATCAAGTTCAGAAAGAAAAGTGGTGAAAAGATTAACGAGATGATGGCTGAAGGAGTTACCGTATTGTTGGTTTCACATTCAATCAATCAAGTCAGAAGAATATGTGACAGATGCATTTGGATTGATAACGGTAAGATGATTATGGAAGGAGATGCCGATGAAGTCTGTGATGCTTACGTTGAAGATGCCAACTATGCCAAAATTAAAAAAGAGAAAAAATTAAAACGTAAATTGAGGAAAAAATATGGATAAACGATGGTTAGGAATAATTATTATTTTTATAGCAGGAATAGCGTGCATGTATTTAATTGTTGATTCATCACCTACTGTTGGAAAGGCCGTAACTGTTGTTGATGAAATGACCATAACTTTACCTAGCGGTTTTAATATATTAAAGGAAACTGATAAAAGCGTTCATTTATTAGATCATCAAAATAATACTGCGAATATTACTATAAAAGGAACTGGAGACAATTCTTCAAAATTATTTAAATCAAAATTGAAATCCTTAAATAGCAGTGGTGAAGTAGAAATTCAAGACACAAACAATAACGGCACCACCAATATAATATTCTATAAGAATTTAACAACCGATAATGAATACTCAATAACATACTTTGTAAAAGACAATCGTACTATTGAGCTAAAAATGGACAAATATGATCATTGGAAAGACGATTGGAATTTTATATTTGACACAATAGTGCACAACTTCAAACAAAACAAATAGGAATGTTATAATTTAAATTCAAGATTATACATTCCCCTTTCAAATTTTCCAATTTTCAATCTTTTTTTATTAAACACTTTAAATCCTAAATTTTCATAAAGAGCTTTTGCACCGGAATTTCTAAAATCGGCATCCAGAATTACACGTTCATAACCTTTTCTTTTTGCATAATCAATCGAATCCAATAAGACTTTCCTACCGATTCCTTGGCCCCTCAAGGATTCGTCAATAGCAATCTCCGCAATGTAAAAATCTTCCTTTTCAATATCACATAAAACAAAATGGTCCAAAATATCAACTATGACCAGCCTAGGGGATTTAAGATAAAGATTATGTGAGGTCTTAGAAGTATAAATGATCAATATCCCAATTATCTCACCATAATCATCTAAAACAACCTTAAAATAGTCATCCTTATCTCTCTTATATAAATCACGGGCAATAGTCTCAACAGCCTTGGATTCATCCTTAAAAAGCATGTCAAATGTTCTAAAGTCCACATCATAAACTAGTTTTGCAACCTTAGAAACATCATGAATATTACAATCAAATGTTTCATATCTCAAATTAATCACTGTTCACAATAGTTAATGCAAATACTCCTGCGCCAAATCCATTATCTATATTTACCACCGCTATTCCAGGTGCACATGACTGAAGCATTGCATCAAGAGCCACTCTTCCCCCTTCTCCTACGCCATATCCAACAGAGGTCGGGACGGCAATTACAGGCACATCAACAAGACCTGCGACAACTGAAGGAAGTGCCCCTTCCATTCCCGCACATACAATGAATGCTCTGACACCTTCCTTGACCATGTGAGCTATTTGAGGGAAAAGCCTGTGTATCCCAGCAACCCCTATATCATAAGAGGTGATTGCCTCACAGCCCCCTTCTTCAACTATGACTCTTGCTTCTTCTGCAATATTTATATCAGAAGTCCCTGCAGTTATTATTCCTATTTTTGCGATTGGTTCTTTTTCGGTGATTTCCTTTCTGATAACCAGGATTTGTGCTCTTTTATTATAATCGAAGATATGTGAGTCTCCACCCAAATCGGATAAGATTTTTTCATATCTCTCATTGGAGAGTTTGGTTATTATTAAATCCTTATCGCTTTTCTTGAGATAATTTCTGATAATTGTTATTAGGTCTTCATAATCCTTACTTGGTGAAAAAACCGCTTCGGGAAACCCTGTTCTCTCATTGCGCTTAATGTCAAACTTGACAATGTCGTCAAATTCCAAAATATTATCAGCCTTCAAGAGATGTTCTGCCTCATCTACATCAAGTTCCCCGTTAACTAATCTTTCAAGAATATCTTTCATAATATAATATATAAGATAAAATTATATAAAATTTGACTTACAATATTATAACTTAATGAAGGCTTTAAAGATTTTAACACAAGGAATAGTCCAGGGTGTGGGATTCAGACCATACGTTTACAGACTAGCTACAGACTTAGATTTGAATGGATCTGTAAGGAACCTTGGAAATGTTGTTGAAATCATTGTTGAAGGTGAAAAAGCCTCTGATTTTGTTGAAAGACTTCCTGAAGAATTGCCGCCAATAGCTAAAATCGATTCCATGGAAGTTGAAGAGATTGACATCCGCAACTATCCTGATTTTGAAATCATAGAAAGTGGAGACAGCTACTCAGGAGTCAGCGTCATTCCACCGGACATTGCAATATGCGATAAGTGCCTGGCCGAAATAAGAAATCCCAATGACCGCAGATACAAGTACGCATTCAATGCATGTACAGATTGCGGGCCAAGATTCACAGTTATTGAAAGCGTTCCATATGACAGAATCAGAACATCAATGGACGAGTTTCCATTATGTGATGACTGTCTAGTTGAATACAAACAGCCATTGGACAGACGTTATCACGGTGAAGCGATATGCTGCAGTGACTGCGGACCCCAAATGAGCTTTTATGACGGATTGGAAAGAATTGAATGTGACAATCCCATTAAAAAAGGTGCTGAAATTTTAGAAAAAGGTGAGATATTAGCAATCAAAGGGATTGGCGGAACACATCTGGTCGTTGACGCATATAATGATGAAGCGATAAGGGAATTGAGAAAAAGATTGAACAGGCCAAATCAGGCATTTGCGGTAATGTGCAGGGATTTGGAAAGTCTTGAGAAATATGCGCAACTTTCCAAAAAAGAGATAGAAACTATTACCTCAAACAAAAGGCCTATCGTTATCCTAAAGAAAACTGAAGACTACAGATTTCCCGAAAGCCTATCTCCCGGCCTTCACAACATTGGAGTCATGCTTCCATACTCACCAATGCACTACCTATTGTTTGATGAAAGCGACATTGACACATTTGTAATGACTTCAGCCAACATTCCCGGCGAACCGATGATGATTGACAATGAGGAAATCATCAATGGAGTCAATGACTATTCACTTGTCCACAATCGTAAGATCCTAAACCGCTGTGACGACTCTGTAATCAGGTTCAGAAATGATGAGCTGTCCTTCATCAGAAGATCACGGGGATACACTCCGGAACCCTATACCATAAATTATGAAGTGAATGACCTGGACGTTCTTGCATTAGGTCCAGAGCTTGACGTGACATTTTCAATTGCCCGTGGAGATAAGGTATATCCTTCACAGCATATCGGAAATACAAACAAGCCTAAAACATTGAAATTCTTAAGAAAAGCCATTGAAAATATGGAAAGGATTACAAAAATCAATGAATTCGATGTTATAGCATGTGATATGCACCCTCATTTCTTCACTACCCGTCTGGCACATGAGCTTGCCGAAAAGTATGATGCAGAAGTCTTGCCTGTCCAGCATCACCATGCACACAGCATTGCACTTGCAAATGACCATGGAATTGATGAGATGGTGGTCATTGCAGCCGACGGTGTTGGTTACGGCAGCGACGGCACCAGCTGGGGAGGAGAGATTCTTTATACGGACATTAAAAATTTTGAAAGAATGTCCCATTTGCAACCTCAAATGATGCCTGGGGGAGACATGGCCACAAGATATCCTGCCAGAATGCTTGCAAGCATCCTTGACGATGAGGAATTGATTAAAAGCTATTCAGATTACTTCAAGTATGGTGAAATCGAAATCAAGAATATCTTCAAGCAGATATCCTCCGGAATCAATGTGGGAATTTCCACAAGTACCGGAAGGGTCCTTGACTCAATGGCAGTTGCGCTGGAAATCTGTCATGAGAGGACATATGAGGGAGAATGCTCCATGAAGCTTGAATCCGCCGCATATTATTCAACAGAAGACTTGGAAATTCCGGTTATCGTTGAAAATAATCAGTTGAATACAACCGAGATTTTACGTGAAGTCGTAAGGCTATACCAAAGCGGTGCGAAAAAGGCAGATATCGCCGCAGCAGGACAAACCGCAGTTGCAAGAGGATTGAGCAAACTTGCAATTCAAGGTGCAGACAAAAAGAATGTCAATGCCATTGGCGCAACCGGAGGGGTGTTCTACAACGAGGCAATTACAGAAACCGTCAAGGATTGCATCGAGGGTAACGACTATAACTTCATACAGCATCTGAATACATGTGCAGGGGACGGTTCGGTTTCATTAGGTCAAAGCATTGTGGCTAAAAAAATGTAAAAAAAGTGTTTGAAAATTAATTCAAACATAAAATTATCTATTTTTCATGGTTCTTTCAAGGATATATTCGGCTCTTTCTAAAAGATTGCCGTATAATCTAATCTGATTTCTCAACTCGTCGATAGCTTCGAGCTGTCCGTCATCAATTCTTTTTTCAATATCCAATAATTTGGACCATTCATCTCCTGATGGAAGTTGTAATGTGTTGAGCATGTCGTCAGTAAACTGAACATCAAAGTTATTTCTGTTAATGGTAATGTGGATGTTCACTTCATTTTGCAAATCGTAGTATTTACGTGGGCGGCCTCTTAAAATCTTTTTATAAGAAGAGTTTAGAATCCCTATATCTTCCATTGCGCGCAAGTGTGCAATAATAGCTTTTTGACCAATGTCAAGTTCATTGGAGATTTCACTAACAAACATAGGTTCTTCCCTTAAAAGATTTATAATGTCTCTTCTGGTCTTACAACCCATTACATCAAGGATATCTTCCACATCAATGTCGTCTGCCGGGCCATTATAGTTGGTTCTTAATTCTATATGGCCTTTTGGACTATCAACATTTCTGCGAGATTTTTCATTTTTCTCAATGTCGTTTGTATTAGCCATGTTTATACATTATGTATCGAAACCTTTATATAACTTTTTGTTACTATAATAATGTAAGAGAAAGATAACTTTTGGTTACTTTAATATTTGGTTCAGAAAAACTTAAAGTAATAACTCTTAAATGATGAACCATTTTCCTATATGTCCATAAATTCCCTAAAACCAATGTTAAAGGACCAAAAGAAAAATTTCTCGATGCAGAGTTATTACAAAAGTTTTTCAAAAAACCTCAAAAAGGTGTAACTATGACTGATGAAAATAAAAGCGAGACTGAAGTGGAAACTCAAGATTTAGAAGAAAAAATCGAGGAACTCGAAAAAGAGTTGGCTCAGAAAGATGAGGAAATCGAAAAACTTCAAAACGATCTTGAAAAATCTGAAGCTGAAACCCAAGAATACATTTCACTATCACAAAGACTTCAGGCAGATTTCGAAAACTTCAACAAAATCCAGGAAAAAAGAAACAAGGATCTTATCAAATTCGCAAACGAGAATGTTATAAAAAGCTTCCTGGACTGTTATGAGGACTTCGGTAGAGCTTTGGAAACCGAAAATGATGAAGACTTAAGAAAAGGTGTAGAGTTAATATATAACAAATTTAGTGACGTGCTTGAAAAAGAAGGAGTATCCGAAATACCTGCAAAAGGTGAAAAATTCGACTTGAACAAACATGAGGCATTGATGGTTCAGGAATCAGATGACGTTGAAAACGGATATGTCATCGAGGAATTGATGAAAGGATACATGTACAAGGACAAAGTTCTTAAATATTCAAAAGTTATAGTTTGTAAAAAATAACGTTTATTAAATAATTTATTAAAAAAAATAAGGTGATAATTATGTCTGATACTAAAAAAGAAAAAATTATTGGAATTGACCTCGGAACAAGTAACTCCGCAGCATCCGTACTTGTAGGTGGAAAACCAACCACAATTCCATCTGCTGAAGGTGCAAGTCAATACGGTAAATCATTCCCAAGTTATGTTGCATTTACCGAAGACGGTCAAATGTTAGTCGGTGAACCTGCAAGAAGACAAGCAGTAACAAACCCTGAAAATACAATCAGTGCAATCAAAAGAAGCATGGGTACTGATCACAAAGTTACTGTAAACGGAAAACAATACTCTCCACAGGAAATCTCTGCATTCATCTTGCAAAAAATCAAAAAAGATGCAGAAAGCTTCTTAGGCGAACCAATTGAAAAAGCAGTTATTACCGTACCGGCTTACTTTGACGACAACCAAAGGACCGCAACCAAAGACGCAGGAACCATTGCAGGACTTGACGTCGTAAGGCTCGTGAACGAACCAACCGCAGCAAGCCTCGCATACGGACTGGATAAAGCTGACGATGACGACATGAACAT of the Methanobrevibacter thaueri genome contains:
- a CDS encoding ArsR/SmtB family transcription factor, translated to MGCKTRRDIINLLREEPMFVSEISNELDIGQKAIIAHLRAMEDIGILNSSYKKILRGRPRKYYDLQNEVNIHITINRNNFDVQFTDDMLNTLQLPSGDEWSKLLDIEKRIDDGQLEAIDELRNQIRLYGNLLERAEYILERTMKNR
- a CDS encoding nucleotide exchange factor GrpE, whose translation is MTDENKSETEVETQDLEEKIEELEKELAQKDEEIEKLQNDLEKSEAETQEYISLSQRLQADFENFNKIQEKRNKDLIKFANENVIKSFLDCYEDFGRALETENDEDLRKGVELIYNKFSDVLEKEGVSEIPAKGEKFDLNKHEALMVQESDDVENGYVIEELMKGYMYKDKVLKYSKVIVCKK
- a CDS encoding ABC transporter permease, which gives rise to MFDTFSEKKFLLTELVKKNLTAKYKDSVLGILWSFFNPLLTMIVFTVVFSMLFGKNVVNYPVYYLAGRVIFDFFNHGTKGAMNSIRKNARLLKKIYVPRPMFPVSAICYEFVNFLISFVILFGVMFVTGAPFHFTLIYAIIPIVLIVILIFGVGLILAVCNTYFTDIGYLYNVFTLVLLYASALFYPIEIVPTKFQIIFSLNPVYCAMTCLRQCVYGVAPNFSTILYIAVFALTTLGIGILLFNIYGKKLTLEL
- the hypF gene encoding carbamoyltransferase HypF, with the translated sequence MKALKILTQGIVQGVGFRPYVYRLATDLDLNGSVRNLGNVVEIIVEGEKASDFVERLPEELPPIAKIDSMEVEEIDIRNYPDFEIIESGDSYSGVSVIPPDIAICDKCLAEIRNPNDRRYKYAFNACTDCGPRFTVIESVPYDRIRTSMDEFPLCDDCLVEYKQPLDRRYHGEAICCSDCGPQMSFYDGLERIECDNPIKKGAEILEKGEILAIKGIGGTHLVVDAYNDEAIRELRKRLNRPNQAFAVMCRDLESLEKYAQLSKKEIETITSNKRPIVILKKTEDYRFPESLSPGLHNIGVMLPYSPMHYLLFDESDIDTFVMTSANIPGEPMMIDNEEIINGVNDYSLVHNRKILNRCDDSVIRFRNDELSFIRRSRGYTPEPYTINYEVNDLDVLALGPELDVTFSIARGDKVYPSQHIGNTNKPKTLKFLRKAIENMERITKINEFDVIACDMHPHFFTTRLAHELAEKYDAEVLPVQHHHAHSIALANDHGIDEMVVIAADGVGYGSDGTSWGGEILYTDIKNFERMSHLQPQMMPGGDMATRYPARMLASILDDEELIKSYSDYFKYGEIEIKNIFKQISSGINVGISTSTGRVLDSMAVALEICHERTYEGECSMKLESAAYYSTEDLEIPVIVENNQLNTTEILREVVRLYQSGAKKADIAAAGQTAVARGLSKLAIQGADKKNVNAIGATGGVFYNEAITETVKDCIEGNDYNFIQHLNTCAGDGSVSLGQSIVAKKM
- a CDS encoding ABC transporter ATP-binding protein, producing the protein MSLMEKLKRLFGSNTVRNNTPAIDSDIAIKVEHITMEFKVSNDKIDTLKEYVIRTIKRNKSESKKVKVLDDISFTIKRGEKLGILGFNGAGKSTLLRIIAGIYEPSDGKITINGKIAPLLELSAGFDKNYSGKDNIYLNGALLSMSKEYLDEKYDEIVEYSELGDYINFPVKNYSKGMKAKLGFSIATLIDPDILIIDEILSVGDIKFRKKSGEKINEMMAEGVTVLLVSHSINQVRRICDRCIWIDNGKMIMEGDADEVCDAYVEDANYAKIKKEKKLKRKLRKKYG
- the larB gene encoding nickel pincer cofactor biosynthesis protein LarB — encoded protein: MKDILERLVNGELDVDEAEHLLKADNILEFDDIVKFDIKRNERTGFPEAVFSPSKDYEDLITIIRNYLKKSDKDLIITKLSNERYEKILSDLGGDSHIFDYNKRAQILVIRKEITEKEPIAKIGIITAGTSDINIAEEARVIVEEGGCEAITSYDIGVAGIHRLFPQIAHMVKEGVRAFIVCAGMEGALPSVVAGLVDVPVIAVPTSVGYGVGEGGRVALDAMLQSCAPGIAVVNIDNGFGAGVFALTIVNSD
- a CDS encoding GNAT family N-acetyltransferase translates to MRYETFDCNIHDVSKVAKLVYDVDFRTFDMLFKDESKAVETIARDLYKRDKDDYFKVVLDDYGEIIGILIIYTSKTSHNLYLKSPRLVIVDILDHFVLCDIEKEDFYIAEIAIDESLRGQGIGRKVLLDSIDYAKRKGYERVILDADFRNSGAKALYENLGFKVFNKKRLKIGKFERGMYNLEFKL